The sequence GGTTTCCTCGGCCTTTCGCCGGTCACCGGCCAGCTCGGCAGCCTGCGCGGTCAGCAGGTTGGTCAGGGCGGGGCGGTTCAGGTACTTGTCCGCCTTGGCGGCCTTGGCCATGGCAACCCTACCCTCGCCGCTGGCCAGCGCCATCAGCCCATCCGACAGCGCCTCATAGCCCTTGCGTTCGCGATTCCGGTCAAAGTAACGGCTCAGCGCTGTCTCGTCCCCGTTCAGGAAATGCCAGGTCGCGACCAGCAGCGACATGAGCTTGAGCAACAGCCAGACAGCCAGGATCAGCAGGATCACGGCGACGACCGACTGGAACGGGCCGAAGCTGTACTCGGTTCCCATCAGCGTCACCTGGACGCCTCCCTGGCTTTCCAGCAGGTATCCGGCACCCCAGGCAAGCGCCCCGACAACGGCGACGAAAACGACAATCTTAATCAACGACCACAGCATAATCGGGGTATCCTCAGTTTGCCGTCAGGCTTTGCGACAGGTCTTCCACTCCGGCTTCCGCGCCGGCGCGTGCGCGCGCATCGGCGATCCAGTCGGACATGGCAGACTGGGCCTCGTCGGGCAAAGAGTCAATTTCGCCCAGCGCGTCGGACACCCGACCGTCACGCAGGGCCGCCTCGGCACGTGACAGGATGGCGTCGGGATCAGAGCCTTCGCGCGGCTGCACCGACCGCGCGCCAAGCTGGCGGCGCAGGAACGCGGTCACCCCGCCGTTTTCCTCGCCGCTCTGGCCGCTGGCGCGCGCCGCCGCGAGCGCATCGCGCGCTGCATCCGGAAAACGGTTCTGCAGGCTGCTCAGGGTCGCGACACCTTCGGCGGCCCCCTCGACGAGCGGTTCGGGCAGATCGCTGACCCCCGCATCCCTGAGGTCGCTCACGACACCTTCATAGGCCGATCCGGTGCTGATCGCTGCCGTCATCTTGCTGACGCCGGCCTGGATCGCCGCGGCACGGGCGGCTGCGGCGGTGGCGTCCTCTATGCTCTGCGCATTCGCGAGCAATCTTTCGATCTCGGATTGTTGCCGCTCGAGCGCCGCGCGCATCTCTTCCAGATCGTCGGCGGACTCAGATCCGTCGCCGGAAGCGGCTGCCGGACGGTCTTCCAGCGCCGCGATACGCGTCTCGAACGATTGAACGGTCTCGGACAGTTGCGCAAGCTGCTGTTCGACGCCGCTCAGATCCGGTTCCGGCGGGGCGGCTTCCTGCAGGGCCGCGATGTCCTGCGCCTGGCTGTCCAGCCGAGCCTGCATATCCCCGGTTTCGGTCCGCAGGTTCATAAAGTTGGCCTCGGCCGCGGCAAAGCCCAGCGCGGCTGCGACGGCGCCGCCAAGAAGAAACGGCCAGAAGATGCTGCCGGTTCGCCGGGTCGCCGGAGGCGGACTACTGACCGGCTCCGGGGATTTCGGCGGCGGCGTGGCTTCGGTGGTCTTGGCGATCACCTTCCGGGTGGGCTGAAAGGCGGACTTCGGATCGCGCGTGATCGGATCCGCTTGTTCCGTTTCCGGTTTCCGGGTTTCCGCGGGCTTGGAAGCCGCGACGTTGGTTGCCGTCCCGACCGTGCTGCTGGCCCCGGCGCTGACCGTCTGGGCAGGTGCATCGGCCTTGGTCCCCGTCGATTTGGCCGATCCCTTTGCGGCAGCCGCGGTGGCGCTGGACGGGGACGCCTGCTTTGTCGTGTCGGTCGTCCCGGTATCGGTCGCGGCGGAGGCTTTGGTGGCTTGTTCCTTGGCCGGGCTGGGCGTGGGCACCGCGTTATCCACAGACTGCTTTTCCGACCCGCTCTTCGCGTCTGCCTTTTTACCGCTCGCCACTTGACCCACCTTTCCGATTCTGACCTTGCCGGTCAGCTAGACCTGTCAACCTTACCCGGCAACCGCGCCCGGCTTCAAGACAAGCGGCTTCCGGACAACAGCTTTTCGACCGCTCGGCGCATTTCCCCGGCAGAAGGGCTTGGTACGGTCTGAACCGATGCGAAGCTCCCTGCCGGCAGCACCTCGGACACGGCCGGGCTGATCGCGACGGCGTGGGTATGGCCCAACTCCGCAGCTTGCGCGACAAGATGTGATGCGGTCCGAAGTGAAAACAAGGGCGCGACGACAGGTGATCCACCGCTCAGTGCCGCCTGCGCCTCATCGCTGAGGGGACACAGTTCCTGATCGTACAGGGGCACCGAAACGGCATCCATGCC is a genomic window of Sulfitobacter alexandrii containing:
- a CDS encoding COG4223 family protein; this encodes MDNAVPTPSPAKEQATKASAATDTGTTDTTKQASPSSATAAAAKGSAKSTGTKADAPAQTVSAGASSTVGTATNVAASKPAETRKPETEQADPITRDPKSAFQPTRKVIAKTTEATPPPKSPEPVSSPPPATRRTGSIFWPFLLGGAVAAALGFAAAEANFMNLRTETGDMQARLDSQAQDIAALQEAAPPEPDLSGVEQQLAQLSETVQSFETRIAALEDRPAAASGDGSESADDLEEMRAALERQQSEIERLLANAQSIEDATAAAARAAAIQAGVSKMTAAISTGSAYEGVVSDLRDAGVSDLPEPLVEGAAEGVATLSSLQNRFPDAARDALAAARASGQSGEENGGVTAFLRRQLGARSVQPREGSDPDAILSRAEAALRDGRVSDALGEIDSLPDEAQSAMSDWIADARARAGAEAGVEDLSQSLTAN